The Chanos chanos chromosome 16, fChaCha1.1, whole genome shotgun sequence genome has a window encoding:
- the tspan4b gene encoding tetraspanin-9 produces the protein MSVSRRCLCCVKYLMFIFNLIFWLGGCGLFGVGVWLSFNQTEFSSLPLSFPSLSAANLLLVAGGVTMVTGFLGCLGALKEQRCLLMTFFVILLLLVLTEAVLILILTIYHEKLDEKAKADLKEGMKNYENNKGLRDSWDNMQKIFKCCGITEKGDWNLTLSRLPTSCCLGGVDPCQFDDGWGEPCYEKAKLWLWDNIKSVLGFGVCIGVIQILALIFSMLMYCQILRADKYLD, from the exons ATGTCAGTGTCACGgaggtgtctgtgttgtgtgaagTACCTGATGTTCATTTTCAACCTAATCTTCTGG CTAGGAGGATGTGGCTTGTTTGGCGTGGGGGTGTGGCTTTCCTTTAACCAGACCGAATTCTCGTCTCTTCCGCTGTCCTTCCCTTCTCTGTCTGCTGCCAACTTGCTGCTTGTTGCTGGGGGTGTCACTATGGTGACTGGGTTCCTTGGTTGTCTAGGGGCTTTGAAGGAACAGCGGTGTCTACTGATGACG TTTTTTGTCATTCTCCTTCTCCTGGTTCTTACTGAGGCTGTTCTGATTTTGATCCTTACCATTTACCATGAAAAG CTGGACGAAAAAGCCAAGGCTGACCTGAAGGAAGGGATGAAGAACTATGAAAACAACAAGGGATTAAGAGATTCCTGGGACAACATGCAGAAAATT TTCAAGTGCTGTGGCATCACCGAGAAAGGCGACTGGAATCTCACATTGTCACGTCTCCCCACTTCCTGCTGTCTGGGTGGTGTGGACCCATGCCAGTTCGATGATGGATGGGGGGAG ccatgcTATGAGAAAGCTAAATTATGGCTATGGGACAACATTAAGTCTGTGCTGGGCTTTGGAGTCTGCATTGGAGTCATACAG ATTCTGGCTCTGATTTTCTCCATGCTGATGTACTGCCAAATCCTGCGTGCTGATAAATACTTGGACTGA